A window of the Lactuca sativa cultivar Salinas chromosome 7, Lsat_Salinas_v11, whole genome shotgun sequence genome harbors these coding sequences:
- the LOC111904262 gene encoding zinc finger protein 7, with amino-acid sequence MDPRRDKSGDAQKQWLKLSLGPYLGGSSSSSRPTTSMKYTCSFCRKKFYSPQALGGHQNGHRRERVAAKRYREFKINQSIMNVHSNLVVNTPARDGETHVARLLDDGDGFGVACVHPYAIEDSVDLEWSGSFYYNPQPASQQSDPCFLDLNLKL; translated from the coding sequence ATGGATCCTAGAAGAGATAAAAGTGGAGATGCTCAAAAACAGTGGCTGAAGCTTAGCCTAGGGCCATATTTAGGTGGCTCATCTTCAAGCTCAAGACCAACCACATCCATGAAGTATACGTGCAGCTTTTGCAGGAAAAAGTTCTACAGTCCACAAGCATTAGGAGGACATCAAAATGGCCACAGAAGGGAGAGAGTTGCAGCTAAAAGATACCGTGAATTCAAAATTAATCAATCAATAATGAACGTGCATTCAAACTTGGTTGTTAACACACCAGCAAGAGATGGAGAAACCCATGTTGCAAGGTTGTTGGACGATGGAGATGGATTTGGTGTAGCTTGTGTGCATCCTTATGCTATAGAGGATTCGGTGGACTTGGAGTGGTCAGGATCATTTTATTACAATCCACAGCCAGCTTCCCAGCAGTCTGATCCATGTTTTCTCGACTTAAATCTCAAGTTATGA